A section of the Mergibacter septicus genome encodes:
- the surE gene encoding 5'/3'-nucleotidase SurE, with the protein MRILLSNDDGYHAEGIQVLAYHLRKFADVTIIAPDRNRSAASNSLTLIEPLRPRHLDNGDYCLNGTPADCVYLGLNQILAGQVDLVVSGINAGCNMGDDVLYSGTVAAAFEGRHLGLPSIAVSLDGRQHYDTAAQVVCELIPKLHTSVLKSREILNINVPDLPYDQLKGLQVTRLGYRAAAGEIIKQKDPRDEVIYWIGPAGLPENTSEGTDFHAVANGYVSLTPIQADMTAHHSLANLQQWLDK; encoded by the coding sequence ATGCGAATTTTATTAAGTAACGATGATGGTTATCACGCTGAAGGAATTCAAGTATTAGCTTACCACTTACGCAAATTTGCCGATGTAACCATTATCGCACCAGATAGAAATCGCAGTGCGGCATCAAATTCTCTGACCTTGATTGAACCTTTACGTCCTCGTCATTTAGATAATGGTGATTACTGTCTAAATGGCACACCTGCCGACTGTGTTTATTTAGGTTTGAATCAAATCTTAGCAGGGCAAGTTGACCTAGTCGTATCTGGCATTAATGCAGGTTGTAATATGGGTGATGATGTGCTGTATTCAGGTACTGTTGCGGCAGCCTTTGAAGGACGCCATTTAGGTTTACCATCAATTGCCGTTTCACTTGATGGACGTCAACATTATGATACCGCTGCACAAGTGGTCTGTGAACTTATCCCTAAACTACATACTTCAGTGCTAAAATCACGAGAAATCTTGAATATTAATGTACCAGACTTACCCTATGATCAACTCAAAGGATTGCAAGTTACACGTTTAGGCTACCGTGCAGCCGCAGGCGAAATTATCAAGCAAAAAGATCCTCGTGATGAAGTGATTTATTGGATTGGTCCAGCTGGACTACCAGAAAATACAAGTGAAGGGACGGATTTCCATGCCGTTGCAAATGGTTATGTTTCATTAACACCTATTCAAGCTGATATGACCGCCCATCACTCTTTAGCCAATTTACAACAATGGTTAGATAAATAA
- the truD gene encoding tRNA pseudouridine(13) synthase TruD: MLEQLAYLQGKPSQTARLKAQFSDFIVREELGYPFSGEGEFVVVKVRKTDCNTLFVAEKLAQFAGIPAKSVSYAGLKDRHAITEQWFCLHLPRQETPDFSQFNLNGIEILAITRHQRKIRIGSLKGNWFSLLLRDLSATPELVQRLETLKIYGFPNYFGEQRFGHNGNNLAQAYRWAKGEIKIKDRKKRSFYLSAARSEVFNQLLSARLEQGLIRQVLPNDILQLQGSQSWFIADKTQNNLVELQQRLEQQDLNITAPLIGDDAPQCLPEYEQHLVMPYANLLKLMQFERVKSARRAALCLPQQLDWQFTSDGLNLQFFLPTGSYATALVREIALIV, from the coding sequence ATGTTAGAACAACTCGCTTACTTACAAGGAAAACCAAGCCAAACCGCTCGTTTAAAAGCTCAATTTAGCGATTTTATAGTGCGAGAAGAATTAGGCTATCCCTTTAGTGGTGAAGGTGAATTCGTTGTAGTAAAAGTACGAAAAACAGATTGTAATACCCTCTTTGTTGCCGAGAAATTAGCTCAATTTGCAGGTATTCCAGCCAAGTCTGTCAGTTATGCAGGCTTAAAAGATCGGCACGCAATCACTGAACAATGGTTCTGCTTACACTTACCCAGACAAGAAACACCCGATTTTAGCCAATTTAATCTAAACGGTATCGAAATTTTAGCTATAACACGCCATCAACGTAAAATTCGCATAGGCAGCCTAAAAGGGAATTGGTTTTCCTTACTCTTAAGAGATCTGAGTGCTACCCCAGAATTAGTCCAACGTTTAGAAACGCTCAAAATCTATGGCTTTCCAAATTATTTTGGCGAGCAACGCTTTGGACATAATGGCAATAACCTAGCACAAGCTTATCGTTGGGCAAAAGGTGAAATTAAAATTAAAGATCGAAAAAAACGTAGCTTTTATCTTTCCGCAGCACGCAGTGAAGTCTTTAACCAACTTCTCTCCGCACGGCTGGAACAAGGATTAATTCGTCAAGTATTACCAAATGATATTCTCCAATTACAAGGCTCTCAAAGTTGGTTTATTGCAGATAAAACGCAAAATAATTTAGTCGAATTACAACAACGTTTAGAACAACAAGATCTGAATATCACTGCACCACTAATCGGTGATGATGCCCCACAATGTTTGCCCGAATATGAACAACATTTAGTGATGCCTTATGCTAATTTGCTAAAATTAATGCAATTTGAACGAGTAAAAAGTGCAAGAAGGGCGGCACTTTGCCTACCACAACAATTAGACTGGCAATTTACTAGCGATGGGTTAAACTTACAGTTTTTCTTACCCACAGGTAGTTATGCAACGGCTTTAGTGCGTGAAATTGCCTTAATCGTTTAA
- the ppx gene encoding exopolyphosphatase: MQNNIREIAIIDLGSNSFHMIIARIVNGSVQILSRLKQKVQLAKGLNQDRFLSQEAIDRGVACLALFAKRLQGFPTENVKVIGTYTLRRALNKQQFLEQASQVFPYPINIVSGQQEARLIYAGASHTQPEQGRKFVIDIGGGSTELVIGDNFTPLRAESCHMGCVSFAKRFFTNGCISQTHFQQAYLLAKEKLSSLQKAYCQLGWQYVLGSSGTIKTVSQVLTANGAKDGLITAKGLTWLIQETTKVKHFNDLQLSGLNPNRVDVFIPGLAILMAIFDCFNIASMRYSSGALREGIIYTFETQFAVQDIRQRTLDALIQQFNLDTLQSERVDYTLKQLIPQVTQWQKPETLTEIEQLLSYAAKTYEIGLVINHENLQYHSAYLLQNMSLPGFDSEQQKLLATFAHYHLKEFKLDNLPHFNRYHSQDVLTALILFRLSVLFNTTRQATKRCENITLNCINPTKWEIKVDVDYLRQNPLIQQNLINESQQLTNVGITLTLAS, encoded by the coding sequence ATGCAAAATAATATCCGAGAAATTGCGATTATAGATCTAGGCTCGAATAGCTTTCATATGATTATAGCCCGTATCGTAAATGGTTCAGTGCAAATTCTTTCTCGCTTAAAACAAAAAGTCCAATTAGCCAAAGGATTAAATCAAGATCGTTTTTTAAGTCAAGAAGCGATAGATCGTGGTGTTGCTTGCCTTGCACTCTTTGCAAAACGCTTACAAGGCTTTCCTACTGAAAATGTTAAAGTAATAGGTACTTATACCTTACGTCGAGCATTAAATAAACAACAGTTCTTAGAGCAAGCTAGCCAAGTTTTTCCTTATCCAATTAACATTGTTAGTGGACAACAAGAAGCAAGGCTTATCTATGCAGGTGCATCTCATACTCAACCCGAACAAGGACGAAAATTCGTGATTGATATTGGAGGTGGCTCAACAGAATTAGTTATTGGTGATAATTTTACACCACTACGAGCAGAAAGCTGTCATATGGGCTGTGTAAGTTTTGCGAAACGTTTTTTTACTAATGGCTGTATCAGCCAAACCCATTTTCAACAAGCTTACTTATTAGCAAAAGAAAAACTATCATCATTACAAAAAGCATATTGTCAATTAGGCTGGCAATATGTTTTAGGTTCATCTGGGACGATCAAAACGGTGAGTCAGGTATTAACTGCCAATGGTGCTAAAGACGGCTTAATCACAGCAAAAGGTTTAACCTGGTTAATTCAAGAAACCACCAAGGTTAAACATTTTAACGATTTACAACTATCAGGGCTAAATCCAAATAGGGTAGATGTTTTCATTCCGGGTTTAGCTATCTTAATGGCTATTTTTGACTGCTTTAATATTGCGAGTATGCGTTACTCATCTGGTGCCTTACGTGAAGGGATCATTTATACCTTTGAAACACAATTTGCCGTACAAGATATCCGTCAACGTACCCTTGATGCTCTCATACAACAATTTAATCTTGATACTCTTCAAAGTGAACGTGTTGACTACACGCTAAAACAGTTAATACCACAAGTAACGCAATGGCAAAAACCTGAAACTCTCACTGAAATAGAACAACTATTATCTTATGCAGCAAAAACTTATGAAATTGGCTTAGTAATTAACCACGAAAATCTACAATACCATTCCGCTTATCTGCTCCAAAATATGTCATTACCGGGCTTTGACAGTGAACAGCAAAAATTACTTGCCACATTCGCTCATTATCATTTAAAAGAATTCAAACTTGATAACCTTCCCCATTTTAATCGCTATCATTCCCAAGATGTACTTACCGCTCTCATTTTATTTCGTCTATCAGTATTATTTAATACCACTCGCCAAGCGACTAAACGGTGTGAAAATATTACATTAAATTGTATAAATCCAACAAAATGGGAAATAAAAGTAGATGTTGACTATTTAAGGCAAAATCCATTAATTCAACAAAATTTAATCAATGAAAGTCAACAACTTACTAACGTTGGCATTACATTAACGTTAGCGAGTTGA
- the tamB gene encoding autotransporter assembly complex protein TamB, with protein sequence MKKESQDPTVVEKEKNTQVKKKHTLWHRCMWIIFLLFLFFGITSSFLLSTGVGQRGLIKLATYWINDLSIKQVTGNLQQGLQIQDLRYHSEDFNIQLATADLQIDFSCLLNQHLCIKRISLQQPQIDIHTVNTTETAANPEDQQKVIKLPSITLNQLEINQLSLNLNQRQLKLKHFETAVQTGDQEGIYIAPTIIQGLTFIQATSNKVTSSQATRLDSPLDWNKLKEQLTQPLLSPTSSVKLPFAITLEKIQGENWQYYPDPTASPFILDRLQLNLAATPEQIKNITLAAFSPIGNLTINGNAQFSSSFPFELAVTGHTTEELNQLLQRNQLALPDQQQIPASTIKLSATGNLIGQSKLHLATSGLADLTLDTVINLNQERTPFNLRLNIKQAHYPLQLQPKQDPKTDQLHLTNLDLNLTGNLLKYQLNLTGQVAGLYSPKLTLNINGEGTPTFFQITQANIKALRGSLQLDGKIDWEKTIHWRANLKPDQLHLEDYLNTKSWQSTLSGEVKVAGTIEHQNLQLTLDDIHLKGVFNHKPLLLTGNLNVTPPQVLLNTTGLDLYYGNNHLYFKGHLGKNSDFLAKINAPNLTGLIPHLTATLNGTLKLQGQLFNPILIADLQGNNLRFQQFSLQNFHLTSDINHQQNQIAGKLDLQANNFLYGNTLNLSQIKLQAQGNEQQHSLTLNLKGSPISLNLDLQGRFDQPQQRWQGKLLNANLTTPVGLFNNNQIIDLTYNNQQQLTTISAHCWKNQSLPLCFPQPLILGQEGKIEFISQNANLHFLQKFLPSDTSLLGNFNLAGNVAWFKQKPANLNLDFTSSTIHLKQKLNYRTINFKFDQINLHSKLADNNLSLQAILNLNQQGKLNSQIQIDDLEKQRNLNGTLQLSGLKLDFLQPLLFKNEKLKGELNSQLKFTGSLLNPLLYGTIDLNHLQASLQSLPFDIKKGQLNLTFNGNQSKINGKIISNKEDQLNLVGDAGWSKSSDWYSNLKINAQKFQLAILPFANLSVSPNIQIQATPKLLNLTGQVNIPTGNININQLPESAVKVSSDEVILNKNNQPPASKTNEMALRANIQVNIEKEVKINAYGLKSYISGILNVRQEQQNLGLFGQVNLIQGRYTSFGQDLLINKGQISFSGLPSQPFINIEAIRNPKSIEDNVIAGIKVTGSAESPQVSVFSDPAMSQDNALSYLLTGHSLAADDNGANNTVGTALIGLGLAQSSQLVGKLGETFGIQNLNLETQGGGDKSQVIVSGYITPRLQVKYGIGLFEPLAQLTLRYRLFPQLYIQSVSGTNQAVDLLYQFER encoded by the coding sequence ATGAAGAAAGAGAGCCAAGATCCAACAGTGGTAGAAAAAGAAAAAAATACGCAAGTGAAAAAAAAACATACTTTATGGCATCGTTGTATGTGGATTATTTTTTTACTTTTTTTATTCTTTGGTATCACCAGTTCATTTTTACTTAGTACAGGTGTAGGGCAACGTGGATTAATAAAACTTGCGACTTATTGGATTAATGATCTTAGTATTAAACAGGTAACTGGTAACTTACAACAGGGGCTGCAGATACAAGATCTACGCTATCACAGCGAGGATTTTAATATCCAACTTGCGACAGCGGATTTACAAATAGATTTTTCCTGCCTTTTAAACCAGCATCTCTGTATTAAGCGGATAAGCTTACAACAACCGCAGATTGATATTCATACTGTTAATACTACAGAAACTGCAGCGAATCCAGAAGATCAGCAGAAAGTAATCAAGCTACCCTCTATTACTCTCAATCAATTAGAGATAAACCAGTTATCCCTTAATCTTAACCAGCGCCAATTAAAGCTAAAACATTTTGAAACAGCTGTTCAAACGGGTGATCAAGAAGGGATATATATAGCCCCTACAATTATTCAAGGGCTAACCTTTATTCAGGCTACATCTAACAAAGTAACGAGTTCACAAGCTACTCGTCTAGATTCCCCTTTAGATTGGAATAAACTAAAAGAACAATTAACTCAACCACTGTTATCGCCAACAAGCAGTGTTAAATTACCTTTTGCAATTACTCTTGAAAAGATACAAGGAGAAAATTGGCAATATTACCCTGATCCAACCGCTTCACCTTTTATCCTTGATAGATTACAACTTAATCTTGCTGCAACCCCAGAGCAAATTAAAAATATCACACTGGCAGCCTTCAGCCCAATTGGTAATTTAACAATAAATGGTAACGCACAATTTAGTTCATCTTTTCCCTTTGAATTGGCTGTAACAGGGCATACCACAGAGGAATTAAACCAACTATTACAACGCAACCAACTCGCTTTACCTGATCAACAACAGATTCCTGCTAGTACAATTAAGCTTTCAGCAACAGGAAATTTGATAGGGCAATCCAAATTACACCTTGCTACTAGTGGTCTTGCAGATTTAACACTAGACACCGTTATTAATTTAAACCAAGAGCGTACCCCTTTTAATTTACGCCTAAACATAAAACAAGCACATTACCCACTGCAATTACAACCAAAACAAGATCCGAAAACTGACCAATTACACCTGACTAATCTAGATCTCAATCTCACTGGTAACCTATTAAAATATCAACTTAATTTAACTGGGCAAGTTGCAGGATTATACAGCCCTAAGCTAACCCTTAATATCAATGGGGAAGGTACACCAACCTTTTTTCAAATCACACAAGCGAATATAAAGGCTTTACGAGGAAGTTTACAACTTGATGGCAAGATTGACTGGGAAAAGACGATTCATTGGCGAGCAAATTTAAAACCAGATCAATTACATCTTGAAGATTACCTTAACACCAAGTCTTGGCAATCAACCTTGTCTGGTGAAGTCAAGGTAGCAGGTACCATTGAACATCAAAACCTGCAATTAACACTTGATGATATTCATCTCAAAGGGGTATTCAACCATAAACCTTTACTATTAACAGGGAATTTAAACGTAACACCACCACAAGTATTACTTAATACCACTGGTTTAGATCTATATTACGGCAATAATCATCTCTATTTTAAAGGGCATTTAGGTAAAAACTCCGATTTCTTAGCAAAAATTAATGCACCAAATTTAACTGGCTTAATTCCGCATCTTACTGCGACTTTAAATGGTACTTTAAAACTTCAAGGACAGTTATTTAATCCTATCTTGATAGCAGATTTACAAGGCAATAACTTACGTTTTCAACAATTTTCATTACAAAATTTTCATTTAACAAGTGATATTAATCACCAGCAAAATCAAATTGCAGGAAAATTGGACCTTCAGGCGAATAACTTTCTTTATGGCAATACACTGAATTTAAGCCAGATCAAATTACAGGCACAAGGTAATGAACAACAACACAGCTTAACGCTCAATCTTAAAGGATCGCCTATTAGCTTAAATTTAGACTTACAAGGTCGTTTTGATCAACCACAACAACGTTGGCAAGGCAAACTCCTGAATGCAAATTTAACCACTCCTGTGGGGTTATTCAATAATAATCAAATCATTGATCTGACTTACAATAATCAACAACAACTTACCACTATTTCTGCCCATTGCTGGAAAAACCAAAGTTTACCACTGTGCTTTCCACAACCCCTGATTTTAGGACAAGAAGGAAAAATAGAATTTATTAGCCAAAATGCAAACCTACATTTTCTACAAAAATTTCTACCTAGCGATACTTCGCTATTAGGAAATTTTAATCTAGCAGGTAATGTCGCTTGGTTTAAACAGAAACCCGCAAACTTAAACCTAGACTTTACTAGTTCAACAATTCACTTAAAACAAAAATTAAATTATCGGACAATCAATTTTAAATTCGATCAAATCAATCTCCACAGTAAACTGGCGGATAATAATTTATCCTTACAAGCAATCCTTAATCTCAACCAACAAGGAAAATTAAATAGCCAAATCCAAATCGATGATTTAGAAAAACAACGAAACCTAAATGGTACATTGCAACTTAGCGGGCTAAAATTAGATTTTCTCCAACCATTATTATTTAAAAATGAAAAACTGAAAGGTGAATTAAATAGTCAACTAAAATTTACAGGTTCACTACTTAATCCATTACTGTATGGAACTATCGATTTAAACCATCTACAAGCTTCTCTCCAATCCCTACCTTTTGATATTAAGAAGGGGCAATTAAATTTAACTTTTAATGGCAATCAATCTAAAATTAACGGCAAAATTATCTCTAACAAAGAGGATCAATTAAACCTCGTTGGTGATGCAGGTTGGTCAAAATCTTCTGATTGGTATAGTAATCTCAAGATCAATGCTCAAAAATTTCAATTAGCAATTTTACCTTTTGCAAACTTATCTGTTAGCCCAAATATTCAAATTCAAGCAACACCTAAATTACTCAACTTAACTGGGCAGGTTAATATTCCAACTGGTAATATCAATATCAACCAACTTCCAGAAAGTGCTGTTAAAGTTAGTAGTGATGAGGTTATCTTAAATAAAAATAATCAACCGCCTGCAAGCAAAACAAATGAAATGGCACTACGAGCTAATATTCAAGTGAATATTGAGAAAGAAGTAAAAATTAATGCCTATGGCTTAAAAAGTTATATCAGTGGTATTTTAAATGTACGACAAGAACAGCAAAATCTCGGATTATTTGGACAAGTGAACCTGATTCAAGGTCGATACACTTCTTTTGGGCAAGATTTATTAATCAATAAAGGACAAATTAGTTTTTCTGGTTTACCATCACAACCATTCATCAATATAGAAGCAATCCGCAATCCTAAGTCCATTGAAGATAATGTGATTGCAGGTATTAAAGTAACAGGATCAGCTGAATCACCACAGGTATCTGTTTTTTCTGATCCTGCAATGTCACAAGATAATGCACTATCTTATTTATTAACAGGTCATTCTTTAGCTGCTGATGATAATGGTGCAAATAATACTGTTGGTACGGCGTTAATCGGTTTAGGATTAGCACAAAGTAGCCAATTAGTAGGTAAATTAGGGGAAACATTTGGTATTCAGAATTTAAACCTTGAAACACAAGGTGGTGGGGATAAATCGCAAGTGATAGTCAGTGGTTATATTACACCTCGCTTACAAGTTAAATACGGTATTGGTTTGTTTGAACCACTAGCACAATTAACACTGCGGTATCGCCTATTCCCACAACTTTATATTCAATCTGTTTCTGGCACAAATCAAGCTGTTGACTTACTGTATCAATTTGAACGATAA
- the ispD gene encoding 2-C-methyl-D-erythritol 4-phosphate cytidylyltransferase: MKLKTDFSCSTLSNLPKIIAIVPAAGIGSRMQANKPKQYLKIHNKTILEHTLEQLLNYPHIDTIILAVAKNDPYLSTLTLLPHSKIQVVLGGDSRADSVYNALQNVDEKAWVLVHDAARPCITHQDLDKLIKITNPSGAILATPVIDTLKRSNLTQKIVQTEDRNQLWHALTPQFFPAKLLKQALQQAKNQGLEITDDASAIEQYGLQPLLIVGRSDNIKITRPEDLALAEFYLTQQHRDKI; this comes from the coding sequence ATGAAATTAAAAACAGATTTTTCTTGTTCTACGCTAAGCAATTTACCTAAAATTATTGCTATTGTTCCTGCTGCTGGCATTGGTTCTCGTATGCAGGCAAATAAACCGAAACAATATCTGAAAATTCACAATAAAACGATTTTAGAACATACTCTAGAACAACTCTTAAACTATCCTCATATTGATACTATTATTTTAGCTGTTGCGAAAAATGATCCTTATCTATCTACTTTAACCCTATTACCACATTCTAAAATTCAAGTTGTGCTAGGTGGTGATAGCCGAGCTGACTCTGTTTATAACGCCTTGCAAAACGTAGATGAAAAGGCTTGGGTTCTCGTACATGATGCCGCTCGCCCTTGTATCACTCACCAAGACCTAGATAAATTAATCAAAATAACCAACCCTAGTGGTGCAATTTTAGCAACACCAGTGATTGACACCCTTAAACGCTCGAATTTAACACAAAAAATTGTGCAAACAGAAGATCGCAATCAGTTATGGCATGCTCTGACACCTCAATTCTTCCCTGCAAAACTATTAAAACAAGCATTACAACAAGCAAAAAATCAGGGATTAGAAATCACTGATGATGCCTCAGCAATCGAACAATATGGATTACAACCTTTATTGATAGTCGGACGAAGTGATAATATAAAAATTACACGTCCAGAAGATTTAGCCCTAGCAGAGTTTTATTTAACCCAACAACATCGAGATAAAATATGA
- the menB gene encoding 1,4-dihydroxy-2-naphthoyl-CoA synthase, protein MLYPKEELLYAPIEWQDHSAGYEDILYHKSTDGIAKITINRPHIRNAFRPQTVKEMIQAFSDARFDEKIGVIVLTGQGEKAFCAGGDQKVRGDYGGYQDDQGVHHLNVLDFQRDIRTCPKPVIAMVAGYAIGGGHVLHLICDLTIAADNAIFGQTGPKVGSFDGGFGASYMARIVGQKKAREIWFLCRQYNAQEALEMGLVNTVVPYADLEKETVRWCREILRNSPIALRCLKAALNADCDGQAGLQELAGNATMLFYMTEEGQEGRNAFNQKREPDFSKFKRNP, encoded by the coding sequence ATGCTATATCCAAAAGAAGAACTTTTATATGCACCTATTGAATGGCAAGATCATAGCGCAGGATATGAAGATATCTTATATCATAAATCGACTGATGGTATTGCCAAAATCACCATTAATCGCCCACATATTAGAAATGCGTTTCGTCCACAAACAGTAAAAGAAATGATCCAAGCATTTTCTGATGCTCGCTTCGATGAAAAAATTGGTGTAATTGTATTAACAGGGCAAGGGGAAAAGGCATTCTGTGCAGGTGGCGATCAGAAAGTACGGGGTGATTACGGCGGTTACCAAGATGATCAAGGTGTACACCACCTAAATGTATTAGATTTCCAACGTGATATTCGTACCTGTCCAAAACCTGTAATTGCAATGGTTGCTGGTTATGCGATTGGTGGTGGACACGTTTTACATCTGATCTGTGATCTTACTATTGCTGCTGACAACGCCATTTTTGGGCAAACTGGTCCTAAAGTAGGTTCTTTTGATGGTGGTTTTGGTGCTTCATATATGGCTCGAATAGTAGGGCAAAAGAAAGCACGTGAAATTTGGTTCTTATGTCGTCAATATAACGCACAAGAAGCTTTAGAGATGGGGTTAGTGAATACAGTTGTTCCATATGCTGATCTCGAAAAAGAAACGGTTCGTTGGTGTCGTGAAATATTACGCAATAGTCCAATCGCACTTCGTTGCCTTAAAGCTGCACTCAATGCTGATTGCGATGGACAAGCAGGCTTACAAGAATTAGCAGGTAATGCAACTATGTTATTTTATATGACAGAAGAAGGACAGGAAGGACGTAACGCCTTTAATCAAAAACGTGAACCTGACTTCAGTAAATTTAAACGTAATCCTTAA
- the ispF gene encoding 2-C-methyl-D-erythritol 2,4-cyclodiphosphate synthase yields MIKIGHGFDVHAFGGTPPLIIGGVQIPYDQGLLAHSDGDVALHALTDALLGAVALGDIGKLFPDTDPAYKGADSRELLKEAYRQVQAKGYQVGNIDLTIIAQAPKMRPHIDAMRACIAQDLTCSLEQVNVKATTTEKLGFTGRGEGIACEAVVLLYPANAK; encoded by the coding sequence ATGATAAAAATTGGACACGGTTTTGATGTACACGCTTTTGGTGGTACTCCCCCTTTAATTATTGGCGGCGTACAAATTCCTTACGATCAAGGTTTACTTGCCCATTCTGATGGCGATGTTGCACTACATGCCCTTACAGATGCGTTACTTGGTGCTGTGGCACTAGGAGATATTGGGAAATTATTTCCTGATACAGATCCCGCTTATAAAGGTGCAGATAGTCGTGAATTATTAAAAGAAGCATACCGACAAGTACAAGCAAAAGGTTATCAAGTAGGTAATATAGACTTAACCATTATCGCTCAAGCCCCAAAAATGCGACCACATATTGATGCAATGCGAGCTTGTATTGCTCAGGATTTAACCTGCAGTTTAGAACAAGTTAATGTTAAAGCAACGACAACCGAAAAATTAGGTTTCACAGGACGTGGTGAAGGAATTGCGTGTGAAGCAGTTGTTCTTCTATATCCTGCCAATGCAAAATAA
- the ftsB gene encoding cell division protein FtsB: protein MRLFILVLASILVLFQYNLWFGKNGYRTYQAVQQEINQQKVINEKLKQENEFSRAEIMDLKKADGSAVEERARQNYDMIKPNEIFYRLISSSKQ from the coding sequence ATGCGTTTGTTTATTTTAGTACTTGCGAGTATTCTTGTGCTGTTTCAATATAACCTATGGTTTGGTAAAAATGGATATAGAACTTATCAAGCTGTACAACAAGAAATTAATCAACAAAAAGTGATCAATGAAAAATTAAAACAAGAAAATGAATTCTCACGAGCAGAAATCATGGACTTAAAAAAAGCAGATGGTAGTGCTGTTGAAGAGCGAGCAAGACAGAATTATGATATGATTAAGCCCAATGAAATTTTCTATCGTCTTATATCTAGTTCAAAACAATAA